The following coding sequences are from one uncultured Desulfobacter sp. window:
- a CDS encoding flavodoxin family protein, which produces MKSLVVYSSRTGNTQQVARAIYEALPEPKEIFSAKEAPDPSAYDFLALGFWVDKGTANAASARYIKSVTGKKIGLFGTLGAYPDSDHARQCMEKARAMVQGNDILGEFLCQGKVDPDLIKMMETKMKDDPHHSMTPERRARLEEAAKHPDEKDLADARALFAELAQIAVQKASV; this is translated from the coding sequence ATGAAATCCCTGGTTGTCTATTCCAGCAGAACCGGCAACACCCAACAGGTTGCCCGGGCCATATACGAAGCCCTGCCCGAACCCAAAGAGATCTTTTCGGCCAAAGAGGCCCCGGACCCGTCGGCATATGATTTTCTGGCACTGGGATTCTGGGTGGACAAGGGAACGGCAAACGCCGCTTCCGCCAGGTACATAAAATCCGTCACCGGTAAAAAAATCGGGTTGTTCGGTACCCTGGGTGCCTATCCCGACTCCGATCACGCCAGGCAATGCATGGAAAAGGCAAGGGCGATGGTCCAGGGCAATGACATCCTGGGGGAATTTTTATGCCAGGGCAAGGTGGACCCGGATCTGATTAAAATGATGGAAACAAAGATGAAGGATGATCCCCATCACAGTATGACCCCGGAACGCAGGGCCAGGCTTGAAGAAGCGGCCAAACATCCGGATGAAAAGGATCTGGCGGATGCCCGGGCTCTGTTTGCAGAACTTGCACAGATCGCTGTCCAAAAGGCGTCTGTCTGA
- a CDS encoding ABC transporter ATP-binding protein: protein MIEFDHVTYTYPFQEQPALADISFSVSKTETVVCTGASGSGKSTLIRLINGLIPHFHKGTLAGRVRVAGKETVHTPVKKLSSHVGTMFQNPESQFFALRVRDELKFALECRGQSVEKIEKITHQEAERFGISHLMDNMIFDLSQGEKQKIALAGIMCISPDIVILDEPSANLDPQATRKLAGHLMGLKRRGVTLFIVDHRLYWLKDLVDKVLVLDQGRLACQGTFGLLQNSHLRKTLGLRQPVVFSPNLPKVTGAGSGQGLTDRGVHVNNLTFGYKKKPLLFQEASFELPPGQVIAVTGSNGTGKTTLARLLTGLLPFKTGIIRINGTPLSPNDLLARSSIVLQNTDHQLHMKTVGRELAVAARNNPNRDNAVADVTRRFGLEPFRLRHPQSLSGGQKQRLVIAAALVRSPDILVLDEPTSGLDGTNMNMIAKVMTDMAQQGCMVLVITHDLELMDLACDCTLSMPLSHKERNL from the coding sequence GTGATTGAATTTGATCATGTCACCTACACCTACCCGTTCCAGGAACAACCAGCCCTGGCGGATATCTCATTTTCCGTTTCCAAGACAGAAACCGTGGTTTGCACCGGGGCCAGCGGATCAGGCAAATCCACACTGATACGGCTGATCAACGGGCTGATTCCCCATTTTCACAAAGGGACCCTGGCCGGCCGGGTCCGGGTGGCCGGGAAAGAGACAGTGCACACCCCGGTCAAAAAACTGTCATCCCATGTGGGCACCATGTTCCAGAACCCGGAAAGCCAGTTCTTCGCACTCAGGGTCCGGGATGAACTCAAATTCGCCCTGGAATGCCGGGGCCAATCGGTTGAAAAAATCGAAAAGATCACCCACCAGGAGGCAGAGCGGTTTGGTATCTCCCATCTGATGGACAACATGATTTTTGATCTGTCCCAGGGGGAGAAACAAAAAATTGCCCTGGCCGGCATCATGTGCATTTCCCCGGATATCGTTATTCTGGATGAACCGTCCGCCAATCTTGATCCCCAGGCCACCCGGAAGCTGGCAGGCCATCTCATGGGCCTGAAACGCCGGGGCGTCACCTTGTTCATTGTGGATCACAGGCTTTACTGGCTCAAGGATCTTGTGGACAAGGTGCTTGTCCTGGATCAAGGCCGCCTGGCCTGCCAAGGGACCTTCGGCCTTTTGCAGAACAGTCACTTGCGCAAAACACTGGGATTGCGGCAACCGGTTGTGTTTTCCCCCAACCTTCCGAAAGTCACGGGGGCCGGGTCCGGCCAGGGCCTTACAGACAGGGGCGTTCATGTGAATAACCTGACCTTTGGCTATAAAAAAAAGCCCCTGCTGTTCCAGGAGGCTTCATTTGAACTGCCCCCGGGCCAGGTCATCGCCGTTACCGGCAGCAACGGTACGGGGAAAACGACCCTGGCCAGGCTCTTAACCGGTCTTTTGCCGTTTAAAACCGGAATCATCCGGATCAACGGCACACCGCTTTCCCCCAATGATCTGCTGGCCCGGAGCAGTATTGTATTGCAAAATACCGATCACCAGCTCCATATGAAAACCGTGGGCCGGGAACTTGCCGTTGCAGCCCGGAACAATCCCAACCGGGATAATGCCGTGGCCGATGTCACAAGGCGTTTCGGCCTGGAACCATTTCGCCTTCGCCACCCCCAGTCCCTGTCCGGCGGTCAGAAACAACGGCTCGTCATTGCCGCGGCCCTGGTGAGATCCCCGGACATCCTGGTCCTGGATGAGCCCACCAGCGGACTGGACGGCACCAACATGAACATGATTGCAAAGGTGATGACCGACATGGCCCAACAAGGGTGCATGGTCCTGGTCATCACCCACGACCTTGAACTTATGGATCTGGCCTGTGACTGCACCCTGTCCATGCCACTGTCACACAAGGAGAGAAATTTATGA
- a CDS encoding energy-coupling factor transporter transmembrane component T: MQVSSVNNYANRPPKSILDVRTRMLICIVCSTGIIFIQSAAALGVLALVSLVYALAHGRVKVLAVAWCGVGVMFAMAMGCIRIMLIFWPEIGEAGPAAFFNPFLRVLVLVNTIFALAVSGRIQDMMTSLKTLGLPFVIYLPASVMIRFIPEFINDVKLIRESMRIKGFNPGILFVTLHPFLVVRLLVVPLTIRALRSADTLAVAAELKGMDANTRMTKPPTSGPGAWDIITTACVLVLTFGSIAAEKLL; the protein is encoded by the coding sequence ATGCAGGTATCATCCGTGAATAATTACGCAAACCGGCCCCCCAAAAGCATTTTAGATGTAAGGACCCGGATGCTGATCTGCATAGTCTGTTCAACGGGCATCATATTTATTCAATCTGCTGCGGCCCTTGGGGTTCTGGCCCTGGTCAGCCTTGTCTATGCCCTGGCCCATGGCCGGGTGAAGGTGTTGGCCGTGGCGTGGTGCGGTGTGGGCGTCATGTTTGCCATGGCCATGGGCTGTATCCGCATCATGCTCATCTTCTGGCCGGAGATCGGGGAGGCCGGCCCGGCAGCATTTTTCAATCCATTTCTGCGGGTCCTGGTCCTGGTGAACACAATTTTTGCCCTGGCCGTGTCCGGCCGGATTCAGGATATGATGACCAGCCTGAAAACCCTTGGGCTGCCTTTTGTCATTTATCTGCCGGCATCGGTGATGATCCGGTTTATTCCCGAATTTATAAACGACGTAAAACTTATCCGGGAAAGCATGCGCATCAAAGGATTTAATCCGGGCATTCTATTTGTCACCCTGCACCCGTTCCTGGTGGTCCGGCTGCTTGTGGTGCCGCTGACCATACGGGCCCTGCGGTCGGCCGATACCCTGGCCGTGGCCGCAGAGCTGAAGGGCATGGATGCAAATACCCGCATGACCAAACCACCGACATCCGGCCCCGGGGCCTGGGACATCATTACCACAGCCTGCGTGCTCGTACTCACATTCGGCAGCATTGCCGCGGAGAAACTGCTGTGA
- a CDS encoding MptD family putative ECF transporter S component, translating into MKLFSAQYWAPSELILIGTFTGLIKISTMLIALAGGGMNPVTLVLKNTVATSLLIILVYKIRKFGVLTLFSVISTLVSLLLMGGNPMSIAGVIVAGFVCDLFIAPCNGFSSPVRLILGIALFDFISRAVSLGYSYFLYQEQMGMFMMGVIVVGLGYLGCLMGLGTGIIFVRELRHAGIIRE; encoded by the coding sequence ATGAAACTGTTTTCAGCACAGTACTGGGCCCCCTCAGAACTGATCCTCATCGGTACATTCACAGGATTGATCAAAATTTCAACCATGCTCATCGCCCTGGCCGGCGGGGGCATGAATCCGGTGACCCTGGTGCTGAAAAACACAGTGGCCACATCCCTGCTCATCATCCTGGTATACAAAATCAGAAAATTCGGCGTACTCACTCTGTTTTCGGTGATCAGCACCCTGGTCTCCCTGCTGCTCATGGGCGGTAATCCCATGAGCATTGCAGGCGTAATTGTCGCAGGGTTTGTGTGCGATCTGTTCATCGCGCCATGTAACGGGTTCAGCAGTCCAGTCAGGTTAATCCTTGGTATTGCACTTTTTGATTTCATCTCCCGGGCCGTTTCCCTTGGCTATTCCTATTTTCTGTACCAGGAGCAGATGGGCATGTTTATGATGGGGGTGATCGTGGTGGGCCTTGGATACCTGGGTTGCCTCATGGGCCTGGGTACGGGCATTATCTTTGTCAGGGAGCTTCGCCATGCAGGTATCATCCGTGAATAA
- the hutW gene encoding heme anaerobic degradation radical SAM methyltransferase ChuW/HutW → MKQEISTVRQNANAKLKLLESSGNTSFDHRYFAEICDNPLTGAFKKKTVVHAGLGGKPVPREKTARVWDTLSTTQRLGKTSAYIHIPFCSTHCLYCGFFANPAQKETMHAYAKALIRELEADRDLNLVQSHPVHAVYLGGGTPTALDGGDLKQVLDTVQQCLPLANDCEITVEGRISDLTDEKIHACIQGGANRFSIGVQTFDTEIRRNLGRLSDRKTVIDRLLRLNERDHAAIIIDLIFGLPDQTMEIWEKDIETFLGLELDGVDLYQLIRFPGGTLDKAAAQGRFKTLADQAQRALMFEAGVNRMARARYRRLSISHWGRKFRERNRYNLSMKEKADCLAYGSGAGGTVNGHMIFLDGNLNTYLETAGKAKPVTRIMAPEAHDRLSAMISGSLELGYMDLRGAGKTLGLDLETMFVPLTDHWEQAGLLTQDQGWITLTLAGEFWQTNLAQGMIDYYKQTTALS, encoded by the coding sequence ATGAAACAGGAAATCAGCACCGTTCGACAAAATGCCAACGCCAAACTCAAACTGCTGGAGTCCTCTGGCAACACCTCTTTTGACCACCGATATTTCGCCGAAATCTGTGACAATCCGCTCACCGGGGCATTTAAGAAAAAGACGGTGGTACATGCAGGTCTTGGGGGCAAACCCGTGCCCCGGGAGAAAACCGCCCGGGTATGGGACACCCTGTCCACAACACAACGCCTTGGCAAAACAAGCGCATATATTCACATTCCCTTTTGCAGCACGCACTGTCTTTATTGCGGTTTTTTTGCCAACCCGGCCCAAAAAGAGACGATGCACGCCTATGCCAAAGCCCTGATCCGGGAACTTGAGGCCGACCGGGATCTGAATCTTGTGCAAAGCCATCCGGTCCATGCCGTCTATCTGGGCGGGGGCACGCCCACGGCCCTCGACGGTGGTGATCTCAAACAGGTGCTTGACACTGTACAACAGTGCCTGCCCCTGGCCAATGACTGCGAAATCACCGTGGAAGGCAGGATCAGTGATCTTACAGATGAAAAAATACATGCCTGCATCCAGGGCGGGGCCAATCGATTTTCCATCGGGGTCCAGACATTTGATACCGAAATCCGCCGGAATTTAGGCCGGCTGTCGGACAGGAAGACCGTGATAGATCGCCTGTTGCGATTAAATGAGAGAGACCATGCAGCCATCATCATTGACCTGATTTTCGGCCTGCCCGATCAAACCATGGAGATCTGGGAAAAGGACATTGAGACCTTCCTGGGTCTGGAACTGGACGGGGTGGATCTGTATCAGCTGATCCGTTTCCCCGGCGGCACCCTTGACAAAGCCGCAGCCCAAGGCCGGTTCAAAACCCTGGCAGACCAGGCCCAGCGGGCGCTGATGTTTGAAGCGGGGGTAAACCGCATGGCCCGGGCCAGGTACCGGCGGCTCTCCATCAGCCACTGGGGCAGAAAATTCAGGGAGCGCAACCGATACAATCTATCCATGAAGGAGAAGGCGGACTGCCTGGCCTATGGCTCCGGGGCGGGCGGTACGGTGAACGGCCACATGATTTTTCTGGACGGAAATCTTAACACCTACCTTGAAACAGCAGGCAAGGCAAAACCCGTGACCCGCATCATGGCCCCGGAAGCCCACGACCGCCTCTCAGCAATGATTTCAGGCAGTCTGGAACTGGGATATATGGACCTGCGGGGTGCCGGCAAAACGCTGGGCCTGGACCTTGAGACCATGTTTGTCCCCCTGACGGACCATTGGGAGCAGGCAGGACTTCTCACACAGGACCAGGGCTGGATCACCCTGACCCTGGCCGGAGAATTCTGGCAGACCAACCTGGCCCAGGGCATGATTGATTATTATAAACAGACCACGGCTTTATCATGA
- a CDS encoding DUF3450 domain-containing protein encodes MYRFNGIIVLLMVFSLPFLGGKGVYAGEKPLSKTIRDDLGQVIKVEKDVQNIKKNWSEQSKTMGDQLQSLEIRESDLEKRLEKMNLRLKLEQARLDENIRREKETDRVEAELEAFLDSVLGRLESAIAGDLPFLEDERQGRLTDLKMMMVDPQTSSAEKFRRIFEALQIEAEYGTTVEVTQSTVELDRVPVLVDVLRVGRVSLLCQTIDQKKSAVFDPGQKIWQTLPETVNRDISRAVSMARLERSIELVKLPLGRIVAQ; translated from the coding sequence TTGTATAGATTCAATGGTATTATTGTTTTACTTATGGTGTTCAGCCTCCCTTTTTTAGGGGGGAAAGGCGTATATGCCGGTGAAAAACCACTAAGTAAAACAATTCGGGACGATCTGGGGCAGGTCATCAAAGTGGAAAAAGATGTCCAGAATATTAAAAAAAACTGGTCTGAGCAGTCAAAGACCATGGGGGATCAATTGCAGAGCCTGGAAATCCGGGAGTCGGACCTGGAAAAGCGTCTGGAGAAAATGAATTTGCGTTTGAAATTGGAGCAGGCCCGGCTGGATGAAAATATTCGTCGTGAAAAGGAGACTGACCGGGTGGAGGCTGAATTGGAGGCGTTTCTGGACTCCGTGCTCGGGCGTCTGGAATCGGCCATCGCTGGGGATCTTCCTTTTCTGGAAGATGAGCGCCAGGGTCGCCTCACAGATTTGAAAATGATGATGGTGGACCCCCAGACCTCTTCGGCCGAGAAGTTCAGGCGTATTTTTGAGGCGCTCCAGATTGAGGCGGAGTACGGCACCACCGTGGAAGTGACCCAGTCCACCGTGGAACTGGACCGGGTGCCGGTGCTTGTGGACGTGCTCCGGGTGGGGCGGGTCAGCCTGTTGTGCCAGACCATCGACCAGAAGAAAAGCGCCGTGTTTGATCCGGGCCAAAAGATTTGGCAGACCCTGCCCGAGACAGTCAACCGTGATATTTCCCGGGCCGTATCCATGGCCCGTCTGGAAAGAAGTATCGAACTTGTCAAACTCCCGTTGGGAAGGATTGTCGCACAATGA
- a CDS encoding MotA/TolQ/ExbB proton channel family protein, translated as MKLFLHLTSILIVFIMVPAILAGAVQARDLREAAVEAGKQLEESRKNDRMVRSQIQADKSRMSQAIAQLRTRVGALEAEVNEKIQQVEALSRQNAELDAKTAVRQTRLNELSGAVRVAAGNLNSLLAESAYTAREPDRLNRLSPVLDSSRFPGLDDMAALADLFLEEMRLTGGIDIRTMPFIADDGETVEGKVLSLGGFTWAYEKDGKAGFLEYSQDTQKLYALSALPARGIQKNLSGYMNGKTDGVYIDISRGGALKQITHQQTLKDQIEKGGVLVWPILALGVFAIVIGIERTMFLGRVHANTDKVMGRVNDLAAQGAWDDCQQIVGKKKVPVYNVLRAGLNARKENRETLESVLQESILKELPRLERFLPMLNIMGAISPLLGLLGTVTGMISTFHVITLYGTGDPRMMSGGISTALVTTMLGLAVAIPIMLLYTFLCRRVAHVIGDMEEKAVALTNIVFRGGRPA; from the coding sequence ATGAAATTATTTTTGCATCTAACATCAATATTGATCGTGTTCATCATGGTGCCGGCGATCCTTGCCGGCGCTGTCCAGGCCAGGGATCTGCGAGAGGCTGCAGTAGAGGCCGGAAAGCAGCTGGAAGAATCCCGGAAAAACGATCGCATGGTGCGATCTCAAATTCAAGCCGATAAAAGCCGGATGTCCCAGGCGATTGCCCAATTAAGGACCAGGGTGGGTGCACTTGAAGCCGAGGTGAATGAAAAGATTCAACAGGTGGAGGCGTTGAGCCGGCAAAATGCGGAGCTGGATGCAAAGACAGCGGTCCGCCAGACCCGGCTGAATGAGCTTTCCGGTGCTGTCAGGGTGGCCGCAGGCAATCTGAACTCCCTGCTGGCGGAATCGGCCTATACGGCCCGGGAGCCTGACCGCTTAAACCGGCTGTCTCCGGTTTTGGATTCCAGCAGGTTTCCCGGGCTGGATGATATGGCTGCCCTGGCGGACCTGTTTTTAGAGGAGATGCGCCTGACCGGCGGTATTGATATTCGGACCATGCCCTTTATTGCAGATGACGGGGAAACGGTTGAAGGTAAGGTGTTGAGTCTTGGCGGATTTACCTGGGCCTACGAAAAAGACGGCAAAGCGGGTTTCCTTGAATATTCCCAGGATACCCAAAAGCTTTATGCTCTGTCCGCATTGCCTGCCAGGGGTATTCAAAAAAATCTGTCCGGCTATATGAACGGTAAAACAGACGGTGTGTATATTGATATCTCCCGGGGTGGGGCCCTAAAGCAGATCACCCATCAGCAGACCCTGAAAGACCAGATTGAAAAGGGCGGTGTTTTGGTATGGCCCATCCTGGCGCTGGGTGTATTTGCTATTGTCATCGGCATCGAGCGCACCATGTTTCTGGGCCGGGTTCATGCCAACACCGACAAGGTCATGGGCCGGGTTAATGACCTTGCAGCCCAGGGCGCTTGGGATGACTGCCAGCAGATTGTGGGCAAGAAAAAGGTGCCGGTGTACAATGTGCTTCGCGCAGGGCTAAACGCCAGAAAAGAGAATCGGGAAACCCTGGAAAGCGTACTTCAGGAGTCTATCTTGAAAGAGCTGCCCAGGCTTGAACGGTTTTTGCCCATGCTCAATATCATGGGGGCCATCTCCCCGCTTCTGGGGTTGCTCGGCACGGTGACGGGGATGATCTCAACCTTTCATGTCATTACCCTTTACGGCACGGGAGATCCCCGGATGATGTCCGGCGGCATCTCCACCGCCCTGGTGACGACCATGCTCGGTCTGGCCGTGGCCATTCCCATTATGCTCTTGTATACCTTTTTATGCCGACGTGTGGCGCATGTGATCGGTGATATGGAAGAAAAAGCAGTGGCCCTGACCAATATCGTGTTCCGGGGAGGGCGCCCGGCATGA
- a CDS encoding MotA/TolQ/ExbB proton channel family protein, giving the protein MISDVAGNILAYLGQGGVVMIPLIVCSFAMWALILDRMFFFARLERKDIALHSLVRILDRDPASRCLVPAGATGPRAHLARHVLAHRTNDCRVNKRIVDQCCMAMVPGFERYLAAIAVFAAVAPLFGLLGTVTGMITTFDVITLFGTGNAKAMAGGISEALVTTQSGLVVAIPGFFMSALLFRRSHAAKNRLEEAAIILKRRL; this is encoded by the coding sequence ATGATTTCCGATGTTGCCGGCAATATCCTGGCGTATCTGGGCCAGGGGGGTGTCGTCATGATTCCTTTGATCGTCTGTTCCTTTGCCATGTGGGCCCTGATTTTGGACCGGATGTTTTTTTTCGCCCGGCTGGAGCGAAAAGATATTGCCCTTCACTCCCTGGTCAGAATCCTGGACCGTGATCCGGCTTCCCGGTGCCTGGTACCGGCAGGGGCCACAGGCCCCCGGGCCCACCTGGCCCGCCATGTGCTGGCCCATCGTACCAACGACTGCCGGGTGAACAAGCGGATTGTGGACCAGTGCTGCATGGCCATGGTGCCCGGGTTTGAGCGGTATCTCGCCGCCATTGCGGTGTTTGCGGCCGTGGCGCCGCTGTTCGGCCTTTTGGGCACCGTCACCGGCATGATCACCACCTTTGATGTGATTACCCTGTTCGGCACGGGCAATGCCAAGGCCATGGCAGGGGGCATCTCCGAAGCCCTTGTCACCACCCAGAGCGGTCTTGTGGTGGCCATCCCCGGGTTTTTCATGAGTGCACTGCTGTTCCGGCGTTCCCATGCCGCCAAAAATCGCCTGGAAGAAGCGGCCATTATTCTTAAACGAAGGCTCTGA
- a CDS encoding biopolymer transporter ExbD has translation MINVRNSLRMKSNEMDINMSPLIDLVFLLLIFFMVTTSFVRETGIDVQRPSASSATLTKNGNILVAVSRDGTIHFDGQKIDVRSVRAHITRALAQNPEGAVVIVADKVSYTGKVIQVMDQCRLAGAKRVSIAATRSGEAG, from the coding sequence ATGATCAATGTAAGAAATTCCCTGCGCATGAAAAGCAATGAGATGGATATCAACATGAGTCCGCTCATTGATCTTGTGTTTCTGCTGCTGATTTTTTTTATGGTAACCACAAGCTTTGTCCGGGAAACCGGCATTGATGTCCAACGCCCCTCGGCTTCTTCGGCCACATTGACGAAAAACGGCAATATCCTTGTGGCCGTGTCCCGGGACGGCACCATCCATTTTGACGGGCAAAAGATTGATGTTCGAAGTGTCAGGGCCCACATAACCCGGGCACTGGCCCAGAATCCCGAAGGGGCTGTGGTCATTGTGGCGGACAAGGTGAGCTACACCGGAAAGGTGATCCAGGTGATGGACCAGTGTAGACTGGCCGGTGCCAAGCGGGTGAGCATTGCCGCCACCCGGTCGGGAGAGGCCGGTTAA
- a CDS encoding energy transducer TonB, with amino-acid sequence MKLSYQQSYLVQGVLGAMIINLALFGLLPGLIHMETRPGDLESLNVVTFTRMKPQPIQPEPEKKEELKEEEPPEKIHKIVHHEQLNVPKQQLKMQMPSLDLNIDPRLSSDIHMVSSAKSGPVVTPGAGTDFNGIMDMDAVDTIPVPRFKSAPRYPYRAKRMGREGTVKISFLVDKEGQVSNIKIVEANPPGFFEEAVLDAVSTWKYAPGELMGRKVKTLVTTSVVFKLEN; translated from the coding sequence ATGAAATTGTCATATCAGCAATCGTATCTGGTGCAGGGGGTATTGGGTGCCATGATCATCAACCTGGCCCTGTTCGGGCTGTTGCCCGGGCTTATCCATATGGAAACCCGTCCAGGGGATCTGGAAAGTCTGAATGTGGTGACCTTTACACGAATGAAGCCCCAGCCGATACAGCCGGAACCCGAAAAAAAAGAGGAACTCAAAGAGGAAGAGCCGCCGGAAAAGATTCATAAAATTGTTCACCACGAACAGTTAAATGTCCCCAAACAACAACTGAAGATGCAGATGCCCAGCCTGGACCTCAATATTGATCCAAGGCTTTCCAGTGATATTCATATGGTTTCGTCGGCAAAGTCCGGACCTGTGGTTACCCCCGGCGCCGGAACCGATTTCAATGGGATCATGGATATGGATGCCGTGGATACCATTCCGGTCCCCCGGTTTAAATCCGCCCCCCGGTATCCTTACCGGGCCAAGCGCATGGGGCGTGAAGGAACCGTTAAGATCAGTTTTCTGGTGGACAAGGAGGGACAGGTGTCGAACATTAAAATTGTGGAAGCAAATCCCCCGGGCTTTTTTGAAGAGGCGGTCCTGGATGCCGTCTCCACATGGAAATATGCACCTGGTGAGCTCATGGGCCGAAAGGTGAAAACGTTGGTCACCACCTCGGTGGTATTTAAACTGGAGAATTAA
- a CDS encoding tetratricopeptide repeat protein, with product MRRYLFITCLLIVLASVSITRADTVSNGSCPDEKTLTQNARTALVQAQKLLTEKKAARAEKTLTEFLQNYPDENHAFVAYTLAACYLDLNQSKSALEQYEKTIEYCPAYAPAWQNLGKICFDLKKYTRAGTALEKAWALTGRKNHTMRFHAAVAFVSAKKQRKALSILTDLCSGKSGPPEEKWVKLLVQTAVEAKQPETALRTVERLLAGSDPEPYLFRLASVLYLEAANYRKAVQNMEAYSLVATLSRQERKLLADLYVNLGIPSRAAPNYAALTAATPCARLWERTAACWFEACDYDQALDTAQKGLAAFPKSPRLWRIKGWVHYENKDYSLASKAFAKASNLDHKDINSLFLYGLCACRAGDKHSAKKALEKVACYDRYKARALGLIHEMDEGSI from the coding sequence ATGAGACGATATCTTTTTATAACATGTCTGCTGATTGTACTTGCATCTGTTTCCATAACCCGGGCCGACACCGTTTCTAACGGATCATGCCCGGATGAAAAGACCTTGACCCAAAACGCCCGAACGGCCCTGGTGCAGGCCCAGAAACTTTTGACGGAGAAGAAGGCGGCCCGGGCCGAAAAGACCTTGACCGAATTTTTGCAAAACTATCCGGACGAAAACCATGCCTTTGTCGCATATACCCTGGCGGCCTGTTATCTAGATTTAAATCAGTCTAAGTCCGCCCTGGAACAGTATGAAAAAACCATTGAGTATTGTCCCGCCTATGCCCCGGCCTGGCAGAATCTGGGCAAGATCTGTTTTGATTTAAAAAAATACACCCGGGCGGGTACGGCCCTGGAAAAGGCCTGGGCGCTGACCGGCCGCAAAAACCATACGATGCGGTTCCACGCCGCCGTGGCATTTGTCTCCGCCAAAAAACAACGAAAAGCGCTTTCCATATTGACAGATCTTTGTTCGGGAAAGAGCGGCCCCCCCGAAGAGAAATGGGTGAAGCTTCTGGTCCAGACCGCCGTGGAAGCCAAGCAGCCTGAAACGGCCCTGAGAACCGTGGAGCGCCTTCTGGCAGGATCTGATCCTGAACCCTACCTGTTTCGACTGGCCTCGGTTTTATATCTGGAGGCGGCCAATTACCGCAAAGCTGTCCAGAATATGGAAGCCTACAGCCTTGTGGCAACCTTGTCCCGGCAAGAGCGAAAATTGCTGGCAGACCTCTACGTCAATTTGGGCATCCCGTCCCGGGCCGCCCCGAATTATGCAGCACTTACGGCTGCTACTCCCTGCGCCAGGCTCTGGGAACGCACTGCGGCCTGCTGGTTTGAAGCCTGCGATTATGACCAGGCCCTTGATACCGCCCAAAAAGGGCTGGCCGCCTTTCCAAAATCCCCTCGCCTCTGGCGAATTAAAGGCTGGGTCCATTATGAAAATAAAGATTACAGCCTGGCCTCCAAAGCCTTTGCCAAAGCAAGCAACCTGGATCACAAGGATATAAACTCTCTATTTTTATACGGTCTTTGCGCCTGCCGTGCCGGGGACAAGCATTCAGCTAAAAAAGCCCTGGAAAAAGTGGCCTGCTATGATCGCTATAAAGCCCGTGCCCTGGGCCTTATCCACGAAATGGATGAGGGGAGTATTTGA